In Malus sylvestris chromosome 15, drMalSylv7.2, whole genome shotgun sequence, a single genomic region encodes these proteins:
- the LOC126604515 gene encoding putative E3 ubiquitin-protein ligase LIN yields the protein MTTATMTSASSSQILGHTATFISKTLSQPELRRHLFSTLRRKLSPSASQAALKPLNLAAETLENAISTTSPAICASSLTLSEKLLRSTPKNLFSSLLLSLIYGLSRRPIDAALSLLDIFHTDPSFARTELAPVLFEELFLVHLLPVVHWYNEQRSQILPTLSPNISYEIDDCSISDMSVVFSCSKSLSKMSGGQTSELKELECNYEKVLDENCRVFSNYFKQVLENKDASRRIDLPAVILKRVEGLNEVKNGDDDDEQGIKMEEPGFENGRYNPIWAEAERPVEVLSSRRKPKSPPFYPQRVSISNILKTQEQEPSWNSKSSPNVNSSDSESESSLEDISVNSSSSLGYGAEIEEENNREMELFEATESQIKKLKQPISAESSRSPDQLIMADYDNNSVGGKVHTPPKDFVCPITSTLFDDPVTLETGQTYERKAIQEWIERGNSTCPITRQNLQSTQLPKTNYVLKRLIASWQEQNPSAVLSQSESTSPLIEPVVKAIMPSTSPDSVITQGGFDGAVGELRLAITNLCMSEILKESEMAVLRIERFWQEANVEWDIQNLLTKPPVINGFVEVLFNSVDPRVLLAAVFLLSELGSRDNAVIQTLTRVDSDVECIVALFKKGLMEAVVLIYLLRHSILNLIEMGIVESLLLVIKRKDDDLLNMCLKPRTAAVVLLGLILGGSEEGIASSIVNTVVSEKTTIIRSLESESTEERVAAVRILLRCMQQDGKCRNTIADKAELAPVLDSFVGASDGEKFEIVHFFSELVKLNRRTFNEQILHIIKDEGSVSSMHALLIYLQTAPQDQCPIVAGLLLQLDLLAEPRKMSIYREEAIDTLISCLRNADFPTAQIAAAETIMSLQGRFTTSGRPLTRAILLKRTGLDKSYKSHVRMDQLSNFSGDDETLEEEKAADNWERKMAFVLASHEFGLLFEALAEGLKSRYAELCSACFVIATWLVHMLNVLPDTGIRGAARVCLLKRYMSIFKSAKDTDDKALSMLALSSFIQDPEGMQEVTSSIKDIVKGLRELKRSTPLAFQMLKLFSEGQDSSAELWDHKELVQVDCSENGEVLSVICFKDKIFSGHSDGTIKVWTGKGSVLHLIQETREHTKAVTSLAILQSGEVLYSGSLDRTTRVWSISNEAMYCVQVHDMKDQVHSLAVTNSLACFIPQSTGIKVHSWNGGTKLLNSSKHVRCFALVHGKLYCGCNDNGIQEIDLATGTLSTIQNGTRKLLTKSNPIHAIQVHSGLIYTASSSADGAAVKIWNAANFNLVGSLPTTLEVRAMAISSELIYLGGKGGSVEIWDRNKQNRIDTLQTGANCKVLCLALDANEDVLVTGTSDGRIRAWGLS from the exons ATGACCACCGCCACCATGACCTCCGCCTCATCCTCCCAAATCCTCGGCCACACTGCCACCTTCATCTCCAAAACCCTATCCCAACCCGAGCTCCGCCGCCACCTCTTCTCCACTCTCCGCCGTAAACTCTCTCCCTCCGCCTCCCAAGCCGCCCTCAAACCCTTAAACCTGGCCGCGGAAACCCTGGAAAACGCAATCTCCACCACCAGCCCCGCCATTTGTGCCTCCTCCCTCACCCTCTCCGAAAAGCTCCTCCGGTCAACCCCCAAAAACCTCttctcctccctcctcctcTCCCTCATCTACGGTCTCTCCAGACGCCCCATTGACGCTGCTCTCAGCCTCCTAGACATCTTCCACACCGACCCTTCATTCGCCCGAACGGAACTCGCCCCCGTACTATTTGAAGAGCTCTTTCTAGTCCACCTCCTCCCTGTCGTCCATTGGTACAACGAACAAAGATCACAAATATTACCAACTTTGTCCCCGAACATTAGCTATGAAATTGACGACTGTTCTATATCCGACATGTCCGTCGTGTTTTCGTGCTCGAAATCGTTGTCTAAGATGAGTGGGGGGCAGACTTCGGAGCTAAAGGAGTTGGAATGTAATTACGAGAAAGTTCTTGATGAAAATTGCAGGGTTTTTAGTAATTATTTTAAACAAGTTCTGGAAAATAAAGATGCGAGTAGACGGATTGATCTGCCCGCAGTGATTTTGAAGAGAGTTGAAGGACTTAATGAAGTCAAGAatggagatgatgatgatgaacaaGGGATCAAAATGGAGGAACCCGGATTCGAAAACGGACGGTATAAT CCAATATGGGCTGAAGCAGAAAGACCAGTTGAAGTACTCAGCAGCAGAAGAAAACCAAAGTCTCCACCTTTTTATCCTCAAAGAGTTTCAATCAGCAATATCCTCAAAACCCAGGAACAGGAACCTTCCTGGAACTCGAAATCTTCGCCCAATGTGAATTCTTCAGATTCTGAGTCAGAGTCTTCCCTGGAGGATATTTCGGtaaactcttcttcttccttgggttaCGGAGCAGAAATTGAGGAG GAAAACAACAGAGAAATGGAATTGTTTGAGGCTACAGAGAGCCAAATAAAGAAGCTAAAGCAACCCATTTCTGCAGAATCCAGCCG TTCTCCAGACCAGCTGATCATGGCAGATTATGATAACAATTCTGTTGGGGGAAAAGTACATACACCTCCCAAGGATTTTGTGTGTCCCATTACTAGCACTTTGTTTGATGATCCTGTGACACTCGAGACGGGGCAGACATATGAGCGAAAAGCGATCCAGGAGTGGATCGAAAGAGGGAACTCTACGTGCCCAATTACGCGCCAGAACTTGCAGAGCACTCAACTGCCTAAGACCAACTATGTGCTCAAAAGGCTTATTGCAAGCTGGCAAGAACAGAATCCTAGCGCAGTGTTGAGCCAATCGGAGAGTACAAGCCCATTGATTGAGCCTGTTGTGAAGGCCATAATGCCTTCAACTTCTCCTGACAGTGTTATAACCCAAGGCGGGTTTGATGGCGCAGTTGGTGAGTTAAGACTTGCAATTACCAACCTTTGTATGTCAGAAATTCTCAAGGAGTCTGAAATGGCTGTTCTTCGAATTGAGCGGTTCTGGCAGGAGGCAAATGTGGAATGGGATATTCAGAATTTGCTCACGAAACCTCCAGTGATCAATGGTTTTGTGGAGGTTCTTTTCAATTCTGTTGATCCCAGGGTTCTGTTAGCTGCAGTTTTTCTCCTGTCTGAGCTAGGGTCAAGAGACAATGCTGTGATCCAGACGCTAACGCGCGTTGATTCTGATGTTGAATGCATTGTGGCGCTTTTTAAAAAGGGGTTGATGGAGGCTGTGGTGTTGATATATCTGTTGAGGCATTCGATCCTGAACCTAATTGAGATGGGCATTGTGGAGTCTCTCTTACTGGTTATCAAAAGGAAAGACGATGATTTGCTTAACATGTGTCTAAAGCCGAGAACAGCTGCAGTGGTTTTACTCGGGCTGATTCTTGGTGGCAGTGAAGAGGGTATTGCCTCTTCGATTGTTAACACAGTGGTTTCTGAAAAAACAACAATTATTAGAAGTTTGGAATCTGAATCGACCGAAGAGAGGGTTGCAGCAGTTAGGATCTTGTTGAGATGTATGCAGCAGGATGGAAAGTGCAGGAACACAATAGCTGATAAAGCCGAGCTGGCTCCTGTTTTGGATAGCTTTGTCGGCGCAAGTGATGGCGAAAAGTTTGAGATAGTTCACTTTTTCTCCGAGTTAGTTAAATTAAACAG AAGGACATTTAATGAACAAATCCTGCATATCATAAAGGATGAAGGCTCTGTCAGCTCAATGCACGCCCTTCTTATTTATCTGCAGACTGCCCCTCAAGATCAGTGTCCTATTGTGGCCGGTCTACTACTTCAACTCGATCTTCTG GCAGAGCCGAGAAAGATGAGCATATACCGCGAAGAGGCAATAGACACGCTCATCTCATGTCTCAGAAATGCGGACTTCCCTACTGCCCAAATTGCTGCTGCTGAGACAATTATGTCGCTGCAAGGGAGGTTCACCACATCCGGAAGGCCTCTCACCAGGGCTATCCTTCTCAAGCGTACTGGCCTTGACAAAAGTTACAAAAGTCACGTACGAATGGATCAACTTAGCAATTTTTCTGGAGATGACGAAACTCTT gaggaagagaaggcgGCTGATAATTGGGAAAGAAAAATGGCATTTGTTTTAGCAAGCCATGAGTTTGGTCTACTTTTTGAGGCTTTAGCAGAAGGCTTGAAGAGCAGATATGCGGAATTATGTTCAGCGTGCTTTGTGATAGCCACATGGCTCGTGCACATGCTCAATGTTCTTCCAGACACAGGAATACGTGGAGCAGCCCGCGTCTGCTTGCTCAAACGTTACATGTCGATATTCAAGTCTGCCAAGGACACCGATGACAAAGCCCTCTCTATGCTTGCGTTGAGCAGCTTCATCCAAGATCCTG AGGGGATGCAAGAGGTAACTTCTTCCATAAAGGATATCGTAAAAGGCCTGAGAGAGCTTAAGAGATCGACTCCCTTGGCATTTCAAATGCTAAAACTATTTTCTGAGGGGCAAGACTCTAGTGCA GAACTGTGGGATCATAAAGAATTAGTTCAAGTAGATTGCAGCGAGAATGGAGAGGTTCTTTCAGTCATTTGCTTCAAGGACAAAATATTTTCGGGCCACTCAGATGGAACTATAAAG GTATGGACGGGTAAAGGTAGCGTTCTTCATCTAATCCAAGAAACTCGAGAACACACAAAGGCAGTTACTAGCTTGGCAATTTTGCAATCGGGGGAAGTTTTATACAGTGGCTCGCTTGATAGAACTACAAGGGTATGGTCTATTAGCAATGAAGCAATGTACTGTGTACAAGTACACGATATGAAGGATCAAGTTCATAGTTTAGCCGTCACGAATAGCCTCGCTTGCTTCATTCCACAAAGTACCGGTATCAAG GTTCATTCGTGGAATGGAGGAACCAAATTGTTAAATTCAAGTAAACATGTGAGGTGCTTCGCTCTAGTACATGGAAAATTATATTGTGGATGCAATGACAATGGTATTCAG GAGATTGATTTGGCCACGGGAACACTCAGTACCATTCAAAATGGCACTCGGAAACTACTCACGAAATCAAACCCTATCCACGCCATTCAAGTTCACAGTGGACTTATCTATACAGCCAGTTCTTCCGCGGATGGGGCAGCTGTTAAG ATATGGAATGCTGCAAACTTCAACCTGGTTGGATCACTTCCGACCACATTGGAAGTGCGGGCGATGGCCATAAGCTCGGAACTGATTTATTTGGGAGGTAAAGGAGGAAGTGTGGAAATATGGGATAGGAATAAGCAGAACAGAATAGACACCCTACAAACTGGTGCCAATTGCAAGGTCCTTTGCTTGGCTCTTGATGCCAATGAGGACGTTTTGGTCACTGGAACTTCTGATGGCCGAATTCGG GCATGGGGACTCAGCTAA
- the LOC126604516 gene encoding bark storage protein A has translation MEGRREMESRLRMELMVFLVLVLGFSSRSYGAVSHSTMNKIYRINKEGPYLGIVVPNFFEMNPLLQSTSFVADQKLPYLDFAGRRFRIGQLEDKKVIIVMTGLSMLNAGISTQLLQTLFMVKGVVHYGIAGNADPQLQIGDVTIPQFWAHTGLWNWQRFGDGPNDELSLESFGDYTREVGYIKFSDFSNKTKVGTSVPNLLNSAWYQPEETFPVHGTPEVRQHAFWVPVNHKYFSLTKKLEGLKLGSCVNTTCLPRTPKVVAVQRGISANVFVDNSAYREFLNSKFNATPIDMESAAVALVCHQQNTPFIVIRALSDLAGGGSSLSNEANTFASLAAQNAVDVVLRFVALLSP, from the exons ATGGAGGGAAGGAGGGAGATGGAGAGCCGTTTGCGGATGGAGTTGATGGTTTTTCTTGTGTTGGTTTTGGGGTTTAGCAGTAGATCCTATGGTGCAGTTTCTCACAGTACCATGAACAAGATTTATAGAATAAACAAAGAAGGTCCATATTTGGGCATTGTAGTACCAAATTTCTTTGAGATGAACCCTCTTCTTCAATCTACAAGCTTTGTGGCTGATCAGAAGCTACCGTATTTGGATTTTGCTG GAAGAAGGTTTCGAATCGGACAATTGGAAGACAAAAAGGTTATAATTGTTATGACTGGATTGAGCATG CTCAATGCAGGCATCTCAACTCAATTACTACAAACCCTATTCATGGTGAAAGGTGTTGTACACTATGGAATTGCTGGAAATGCAGATCCCCAACTCCAAATTGGAGATGTCACCATCCCTCAATTTTGGGCTCATACAGGCCTTTGGAATTGGCAG AGGTTTGGAGATGGGCCTAATGATGAATTGTCCTTAGAATCATTTGGAGACTACACAAGAGAAGTTGGTTATATAAAATTTTCAGATTTTAGTAACAAAACCAAAGTTGGAACTTCTGTTCCCAATCTCCTGAACAGTGCATGGTATCAGCCAGAAGAGACCTTCCCAGTCCATGGCACTCCGGAAGTTAGGCAACATGCCTTTTGGGTTCCAGTCAACCACAAATATTTTTCACTTACCAAGAAACTAGAG GGTTTGAAGTTGGGGAGCTGTGTCAATACAACTTGTCTTCCAAGAACACCCAAAGTGGTGGCAGTCCAAAGGGGGATTAGTGCAAATGTGTTTGTTGACAATAGTGCATACAGAGAATTCTTGAATTCCAAATTCAATGCCACCCCAATAGACATGGAAAGTGCTGCAGTGGCTCTTGTATGTCACCAGCAGAACACACCGTTTATCGTAATTAGAGCTCTCTCTGATTTGGCTGGTGGAGGATCCTCTCTCTCCAATGAAGCCAACACCTTTGCGTCATTGGCAGCTCAAAATGCAGTTGATGTTGTACTCAGATTCGTTGCCTTGTTGTCTCCATAG